The genomic window GAAAACTCAACAATCCTTCAACTTTTTTAAAAAAAAATTTCCTTCAAAAGCGCAATGTGATATATCTTTGCATCAATTTCGTGTTCCCTGAAGGGAACTCAGCAAACGGGATATAGCGTAGCCAGGTATCGCGCCAGCATGGGGTGCTGGAGGTCGGAAGTTCGAATCTTCCTATCCCGACAAGCTATCGAGCAGGAAAAATAATTGGTACCGCTTCTGCTAATTTTTTGAAACTATAGTTATAAAGTATCTGTTTTACAATAAAAAAAAGATACTATGAAAAATTACATCGATCCAGAAGAGGAAGACAACAAAGATGAAAACGGCAATGAACAATCGCGGATAAGTCCCAACGAAGAAAAAGAAGCTGATGATAACGAAGTTCAACGGGGGCTTACCGGTGAAATTGATGATGAAGATGATGTTGGCGGAGATCTTGCCGGGAATGCGGGCGGAAATGCCTAGCACCTTAAAAGCGGGCAGCGGTATGGCATGTCCGCTTTTTATATGTTCTGCCGGATAGATGCGGAATGACCTTTGATATTGGATGAACGGAGGGTGTAAGATTTTTTTTTCTGTTTTTTTGTTGGATTGCAACGGATGTATGGTTGTTGTCCATTTAAATAAAGCATTTTCCGGCACCGATATATTTCCGTATCGCAAACATTTTTTAATATTCCCTGTTTGTTTGAAAAGAATTGATCAATATTACTATTATCTAATAGATTTAAGCGTTAAAAAATAAATGGCTAAATCAAAAAATCAACGGGAAACGCGCTCAACTGGTACAATTCCTAAAACACTTACCGGCATTTCCGGACTTGATGAGATTACATTAGGCGGGCTGCCTTCGGGAAGACCTACACTCGTTTGTGGAGAGGCTGGCTCTGGCAAAACACTTTTTTCCATAGAGTTCATTGTAAAAGGAGCTATGGATTATGGCGAACCAGGAGTATTTATGGCTTTTGAGGAAAAGGCCGAAGAACTTAAAGCGAACGTAGCATCACTTGGCTTTGATCTGGAACAGTTAGAAAAGGATAAGAAGATAAGGTTGGATTACGTGCATATTGACCGCTCAGAAATTGAGGAAACCGGAGAGTATGACCTGGAGGGGCTTTTTATCCGTTTGGGATACGCAATCGACAGTATAGGTGCAAAAAGGGTAGCACTTGATACCATCGAGAACCTTTTCGCGGGATTAAATAATACGGCAGTGCTGCGGGCAGAGATCAGGAGACTTTTTCAGTTTCTAAAATCTAAAGGTGTCACAGCCGTCATAACAGGTGAACGTGGAGGAAATGGTCTTACCCGCCAAGGGCTTGAAGAGTACGTGTCAGACTGTGTTATTTTACTTGATCATAGGATTATTAACCAAATCTCCACCAGGAGGCTTAGGGTTGTAAAATACCGTGGATCGGTTCATGGAACCAATGAATATCCCTTTCTGATCGATGATGAAGGCATCTCAGTGCTTCCTGTTACCTCTCTGCAGCTAAATCATGAGGTTTCCACAAAAAGCTTGCCCTCAGGTATTGCTTCGCTGGATAAAATGCTGGGAAATTCCGGCTTTTATAAAGGGAGCAGTATTCTGGTTTCAGGCACGGCCGGCACGGGTAAGACCAGTATAGCGGCAACATTCGCCAATGCGGCCTGCCTTAGGGGAGAGAAATGCCTTTTCTTTGCTTTCGAAGAATCCCCAAAACAGATCATCAGAAACATGCGTTCTATTGGTATAGATCTTCAAAAACACCTTAAGGAAGGAACGCTCGAGTTTTACGCCTCACGCCCTACCTTGTACGGACTGGAGATGCATCTGGTGGCGATCCATAAAGCAATCAAAAAGTCCAGGCCATCTGTTGTTATACTTGACCCGATTACCAACCTGATCACGATAGGATCGGTTAGTGATGTTAAAACCATGCTCGTGCGCCTGATCGATTTTCTGCAGGCCGAACAGATTACGGTCATGTTTACAGCCCTCACCCTTAATAATATAGTTAATGAACAGACCGATGAAGGGGTTTCTTCGCTTGTTGATGCCTGGCTTTTAATCCGTGATATCGAAAGCAATGGTGAACGGAACCGTGGATTGTATATCATGAAGTCAAGAGGAATGAAACATTCAAACCAGATACGCGAATTTGTGATTACAGATAAGGGACTGGACCTGGTGGATGTATATCTGACCGAGGATGGCGTGCTTACCGGCTCAGCGCGGGAAGCAAGGATGCTTATGGAGCAGACTGGCGAAGTTATCCACGCCCAGGCTGTAAGCCGTAAGGACCGTGAACTCGAACGCAAACGGAAAATTTTAGAATCAAAGATCGAAAGTTTAAGATCCGAATATGAATCAGCAGAAGAGGAACTCAATAAAGTTTATGTTGAGGAGGCTTTAAAAAAACAGATCATGGGCGAAACGATAAGCAAAATTGCAGATCTGCGCAGGGGAGATGATGGTGGGAAAGAAAAAAATGTAAACAAAAAAAATAAATAGTGGGGAAAGCATATGAACTCCGGCTATATGTGGCCGGCAAAACCAATAAATCGGTAGTCGCACTGGAAAACCTGAAAAAGCTCTGCGAGGAGCATTTGAAAGGAAAATATAGTATTGAGGTGATCGATCTTTTGGAAAAACCACAGCTGGCTGAAGGTGATCAGATATTTGCCATTCCGACACTGGTAAAAAAAGTGCCTGAACCGGTCCGCAAAATTATAGGTGACCTTTCAAATGAGGAAAAGGTGCTGGTGGGACTGGACATACGTACAAAGATTAATAATTAATTATGCCGATAGGAAACCCCGATCATCCAGATAGTACCCAAAGCGACGATTTTTTTTCGCTTAGGCTTTTCATTGCAGGTGCATCACCAGTTTCCGCAAGGGCAGTTGTCAACATCCGCGCAATATGCGAGGAATTTATTGCCGGCAGGTATGAGCTGGATATCATTGATGCACATCAGCAGCCCTTGTTAGTGCAGCAGGAAGATGTGACGGCCATCCCGATGTTGATCAAAAAATCGCCAGTTCCCATCAAAAAGCTGATCGGGGACTGCTCTGACCGTGCGAAAGTATTGAAAGGTTTGGGTATCAGTTATTAAGTTATGCAGAAGTCAAGTGAACATATCAGGCTCGAGCAGGCCTATGAAGAACTTCGTATCCAGCTCGAGGAAGCCAATGATATTATCCATGCCATCCGCTCCGGAGAAGTTGATGCCCTGATTGTAAATGGTCAGGATGGTCACCAGCTTTTTACACTTAAGAGTGCTGATCATACCTACAGGATCTTTATCGAACAGATGACCGAAAGCGCACTTACGCTCGATGAATCATATAGGGTACTATATTGCAACTCACAACTCGCAAGGCTTTTGGGGCTACCTTTAGAAAAAGTTATCGGTCTAAACTTTTTGGCATTTTTTTCAACAGAAGATCAGGCCTTTGTCAGAGAGACAATCGATGGTGCCTGGGAAGTGGACACCAGGGCAGAAGTCGATATTATCAACAGCTCTGGCACTTCCTTGGCGGTTCAGCTCTCTCTAAAGGCGCTTAACCTTGATGAAGGCACTTCTCTGAGCGTTATTATTACCGACCTGAGCGAGCTGAAGAAAAACCAGTTGCTTTTGGAAACCAGGAACAGGGAACTTGAAGCGGCAAGAAAAAACGCAGATGAACTCAATGAAAACCTTGAAAATACAGTAAGGCTAAGAACACAGGAGCTCGAGACTATCAATGAAAAACTCGCCGCAGTGAATGATCTTCAGAAAGAAGTCAACGGTCAGCTTAAAGATGCACTCGATGCGCTGAGGGAAAGCGAAGATAACTTACAGTCTGCCTTCGATGCTGCAGAACTGGGCAGTTGTAACCTGGATATCAAAAC from Flavobacterium sp. W4I14 includes these protein-coding regions:
- a CDS encoding hypothetical protein (product_source=Hypo-rule applied) codes for the protein MKNYIDPEEEDNKDENGNEQSRISPNEEKEADDNEVQRGLTGEIDDEDDVGGDLAGNAGGNA
- a CDS encoding circadian clock protein KaiC (product_source=KO:K08482; cath_funfam=3.40.50.300; cog=COG0467; ko=KO:K08482; pfam=PF06745; smart=SM00382,SM00503; superfamily=46589,52540), which translates into the protein MAKSKNQRETRSTGTIPKTLTGISGLDEITLGGLPSGRPTLVCGEAGSGKTLFSIEFIVKGAMDYGEPGVFMAFEEKAEELKANVASLGFDLEQLEKDKKIRLDYVHIDRSEIEETGEYDLEGLFIRLGYAIDSIGAKRVALDTIENLFAGLNNTAVLRAEIRRLFQFLKSKGVTAVITGERGGNGLTRQGLEEYVSDCVILLDHRIINQISTRRLRVVKYRGSVHGTNEYPFLIDDEGISVLPVTSLQLNHEVSTKSLPSGIASLDKMLGNSGFYKGSSILVSGTAGTGKTSIAATFANAACLRGEKCLFFAFEESPKQIIRNMRSIGIDLQKHLKEGTLEFYASRPTLYGLEMHLVAIHKAIKKSRPSVVILDPITNLITIGSVSDVKTMLVRLIDFLQAEQITVMFTALTLNNIVNEQTDEGVSSLVDAWLLIRDIESNGERNRGLYIMKSRGMKHSNQIREFVITDKGLDLVDVYLTEDGVLTGSAREARMLMEQTGEVIHAQAVSRKDRELERKRKILESKIESLRSEYESAEEELNKVYVEEALKKQIMGETISKIADLRRGDDGGKEKNVNKKNK
- a CDS encoding circadian clock protein KaiB (product_source=KO:K08481; cath_funfam=3.40.30.10; ko=KO:K08481; pfam=PF07689; smart=SM01248; superfamily=52833) — protein: MGKAYELRLYVAGKTNKSVVALENLKKLCEEHLKGKYSIEVIDLLEKPQLAEGDQIFAIPTLVKKVPEPVRKIIGDLSNEEKVLVGLDIRTKINN
- a CDS encoding circadian clock protein KaiB (product_source=KO:K08481; cath_funfam=3.40.30.10; ko=KO:K08481; pfam=PF07689; smart=SM01248; superfamily=52833), which gives rise to MPIGNPDHPDSTQSDDFFSLRLFIAGASPVSARAVVNIRAICEEFIAGRYELDIIDAHQQPLLVQQEDVTAIPMLIKKSPVPIKKLIGDCSDRAKVLKGLGISY